One Solanum lycopersicum chromosome 2, SLM_r2.1 genomic region harbors:
- the LOC138342023 gene encoding uncharacterized protein, whose translation MLRACVLEFGGQSPMGWFESTEPRSQGTELIQEALEQVRVIQDRFRIALIRHQRYADRRRGPLRFSVGDRLFLHVSPMKGVMRFGRLAIHMVFHVSMLRRYILDESRVLQYDAVELDDRLTFVEEPVAILTRDVRKLRLRSIPIFNIRWRHRLVEEATWETKQKM comes from the exons ATGCTACGGGCTTGTGTtttagagtttggtggtcagtCTCCGATGGGATGGTTCGAGTCTACAGAGCCTAGGTCGCAAGGTACGGAGTTGATTCAGGAGGCTTTGGAGCAGGTGAGAGTGATTCAGGATAGATTCAGGATAGCTCTGATTAGGCACCAGAGATATGCAGATCGGAGGCGTGGACCTTTGAGATTCTCTGTTGGTGATCGGTTATTCCTCCATGTGTCACCCATGAAGGGCGTAATGAGATTTGGGAGGCTGG CCATCCACATGGTTTTCCATGTCTCGATGCTACGCCGTTATATTCTTGATGAGTCCCGTGTGCTCCAGTATGATGCAGTTGAGTTGGATGACCGTTTGACATTTGTAGAGGAGCCAGTTGCCATCCTTACCAGAGATGTGAGAAAATTACGCTTGAGATCCATTCCTATTTTTAATATCCGTTGGAGGCATCGTTTAGTCGAGGAAGCTACCTGGGAGACCAAGCAGAAGATGTGA